DNA sequence from the Penicillium psychrofluorescens genome assembly, chromosome: 3 genome:
gATGATATATATTATGTATAGTATATCGGTCAATAAATCATTTGCCGTTTCAGGCATACAGCCACAATCTACTCATCAGCGCCTGGCCAGGAAATATGCAAAGACCTACAAATTCCAGACCAGCGGAATCGTCACAGGCGCCGCACTCGATGGACACACACAAGCGGATACCGACGTAACCGGCGGCGCCGTGCAGTGCGGACTAACAGTCCAAGAAAGCGACGACGAAGTAGGCGTAGCAGCCAGTTTCTCAGCACGAACAAGGACGGGAATCACAGCGCCGGTATTCAGACTGAAGGCACGGTGCCCCAGCACACGAAGGATAGAAGCAATCTCACCGGAGTGAGAGGTAACAGAGACAAAGGTGTTTTGCTTAGGATCGgtagaagagaagaacaccGATTCCAGAGCCTTTCTGCTCCGCGCGTCCTGGGCGGCGCTGGTCTCGGCCGTTACCCCGTTCCACAGCTCGTCTTTCTCTGTAAAGCCCCGCTCAATGGGCCAGGATGGGAATAGTTCGTGGATGTAGCTACGGCTGTGCCGGTGGTCACAGGTGTGGATGCTGATTCCCTCGCGGAAGAGTTCCTTGATCAGCGGTACGAAGGGCGTGCTTCCGTGGGGTAGTTTGAGGCCGGTAAATGTGTAGTTGGCCGTTTGGAGGGTGCGCTTGAGCGGGCTTACGTAGTAACTGTCGGGTGTGTGGATGTGCTGCTCGTTGATTTCCTTTTGCCAGAAGTTATGCGCGACTAGAGCTTGGCCCAtgccggcggtggtgagtGCCGCGTCGAACCAGGTGGCGGTACAGTTGCCATCTAGCTCGGCCCAGTAGCACTATGCAAGCCATGTCAGCGTTGCCATGCGGCTGTGGAGATTCGGAGAGCATGCAATTGACTTACATTCCATGCAGGGGTTCCGTAGTAGTCTTCCGCCGCATTATGCCATCCCTCTCCGTGGCgcccaaggaagagaaccTTATACTCAACGTCCTGAGAAGAGTCCTTATTGAGCGTGAGGACCTGGTGGTAGAAGCGCTCCCATTGAGTTTTAGTTTGAGGGCTGTTTATGTCTTTGTCCGCTGGATATGTCCGGTTAATGAGCCCAAAGTTCACGGCGGTCTACACCTCCCAAGATTAGCCACAAGCCCGTAAAACCAATAACCAGGGCAGTGCCTACATAGTCAAAGGTAGAGGCATCCGTTGAGCTCTCATCCTGCAGGAAATACTCTTTTACCGTCGTATAGTTGATGGAAGCGGCATGGGCTGACGCCGCAAGGCCCACCAGGGCGGGACCGAAGGTGGCTAAGAACCTCATCGGCGGGACGTGATCTGGTACCGGAGAAAGCGGGTTT
Encoded proteins:
- a CDS encoding uncharacterized protein (ID:PFLUO_005286-T1.cds;~source:funannotate), producing the protein MRFLATFGPALVGLAASAHAASINYTTVKEYFLQDESSTDASTFDYTAVNFGLINRTYPADKDINSPQTKTQWERFYHQVLTLNKDSSQDVEYKVLFLGRHGEGWHNAAEDYYGTPAWNCYWAELDGNCTATWFDAALTTAGMGQALVAHNFWQKEINEQHIHTPDSYYVSPLKRTLQTANYTFTGLKLPHGSTPFVPLIKELFREGISIHTCDHRHSRSYIHELFPSWPIERGFTEKDELWNGVTAETSAAQDARSRKALESVFFSSTDPKQNTFVSVTSHSGEIASILRVLGHRAFSLNTGAVIPVLVRAEKLAATPTSSSLSWTVSPHCTAPPVTSVSACVCPSSAAPVTIPLVWNL